A single Haloglycomyces albus DSM 45210 DNA region contains:
- the mobF gene encoding MobF family relaxase — MTVHKLTAGGGYTYLTRQTAGGDRPRQAGQSASDYYTQSGNGNPPGRWVGSGLAGLDLTPGSMVHEAQMRNLFGSGLHPNAEAIQDSYLAEHLHGDLSTTQADRVKAEAVRATKLGQKFPSYKTLEPFKKRVAQRLAQIADETGREAVSSEIAKVKREEASRQRAAVAGYDLVFSPVKSVSLLWGLHPEAGVRSEVKAAHDTAVETVMAMLEQHAALSRKGTGGAAQVDTTGLVATAFDHFDSRSGDPDLHTHLAIANKVQGTDGRWRSLDATGLYQIGVAASETYNSTIEAELSYRLGVTFTDRPGPARTHRPVREIDGVDPAMIRHFSTRRGAIEARYATLRSDYRDRHGHDPTPQAAWELAQQATLETRGSKNDTPRPLGDLVDDWRAQALAAFGPQPLEQLTRSVHTLPRDDTTVELTDDDVHHVAGCVVATVSQERATWTRWNLHSEAMRQLRGQFHFANRVALADAVDAVVETARSAEMSLQISAPAPVSEPDALRRVSGESVFTKHAAERYTSEAILEAETRLVQASTTPTVYSSAPDQIHTRLDEVDNTSRFPLDAGQRRMVEAFASDDRLLTVGIGPAGTGKTTAMRAYKHVLNAEGRRLIGLAPSAKAAAVLADDLATTCHTVDRFLIDHHYHPTFLFGGAGTATPTMDRTPLNPGDVVLVDEASMAGTFHLDHIRAIAIEAGAQVRLLGDDRQLGAVASGGALRLIAATSGATELTELHRFRDPTFASASLDLREGRTAGLDYFHNHSRLHGGSSDAMIDGVYAAWRRDIEAGKTSLMMAASNATVTDLSARARLDRINAGDVKEKGITLHDGNTAGRGDWVVTRSNNSMLKYNRGKDFVRNGTTWTVTRHYNNGSLKVTAHDSKGTITLPADYVADHVELAYAATVHRTQGSTVDTAHALLTPDMTRDHLYVAATRATDTTHLYAVTHTPLPADPDQRLDRPKWDPDATAAREIAEHILTREPDNHSATEAIDTALSDADSLATLTSRYRYAADLAATAHYDNTITTVLTGRLSRHDLGDVIDNGLPALARTLARAEYAGWDAEQLLTIAARRDLNDATSPAGVLISRITKHIDTYTAPPPGTQPTADDATRYADHLHTLYPKAHLDIDAALHPPATNHPVATSTPVSAAENSQRYQEELGTVFSPFVADMIAKERAWPALTAALDRAEQTGQFSREALTRASAQRDLDGVDSVSATLAWRVERQTHLLQLDPTHTGQAWPATAWTLKAWETTTGRDATELIDHLNGDECDFDTLALAVGQHARFEADQQQRLDAPTSLPWLDYPRHVLTTDGVDAQIRDYLPHVAEAINHRLDRLTLDAATDLPDWTTNFGPEPADPTKRDTWSQALALTAAYRDQHRITDNDPAQPLGPYIESGKAGHREWWQTAAAITTHNTHDSTTTPTGLAAGVEHRLDHAVAVDIYHSLPDDKRDPIRQHVADNLDHTTRRAFQREPDTTIESPAASHALRHALTDHGHLTVHHAAEHGQRPKNNTTTTPSHDTTPVPPQAAPTTASHDEPDYTQPITPHPSPDTSTANSPTLRM, encoded by the coding sequence ATGACGGTCCACAAGCTCACTGCCGGTGGCGGCTACACCTACCTCACCCGCCAGACGGCCGGGGGCGACCGGCCACGCCAGGCCGGGCAAAGCGCGTCCGACTACTACACCCAATCGGGCAACGGCAACCCGCCGGGACGGTGGGTCGGCTCCGGGCTGGCCGGGCTCGACCTTACCCCCGGCTCAATGGTTCACGAAGCGCAGATGCGCAATCTCTTCGGCTCCGGCCTCCACCCCAACGCCGAGGCGATCCAGGACTCCTACCTCGCCGAGCACCTCCACGGTGACCTGTCGACAACACAGGCCGACCGGGTGAAGGCCGAAGCGGTGCGGGCGACGAAACTCGGACAGAAATTCCCCTCCTACAAGACCCTGGAGCCGTTCAAAAAGCGTGTGGCCCAGCGGCTGGCCCAGATTGCCGATGAAACCGGACGCGAGGCCGTCTCGTCCGAAATCGCCAAGGTCAAACGCGAAGAAGCCTCCCGACAACGGGCCGCGGTCGCCGGATACGATCTGGTGTTCTCACCGGTCAAATCAGTCTCGCTGTTGTGGGGGCTGCACCCTGAGGCCGGTGTGCGCTCCGAGGTGAAGGCCGCCCACGACACCGCCGTGGAGACGGTGATGGCCATGTTGGAACAACACGCGGCACTGTCGCGCAAGGGCACCGGTGGGGCCGCCCAAGTCGACACCACCGGGCTGGTGGCGACAGCGTTCGACCACTTCGACTCCCGCTCCGGCGACCCCGACCTCCACACCCACTTGGCGATTGCCAACAAAGTCCAAGGCACCGACGGACGCTGGCGGTCTCTTGACGCCACCGGGCTCTACCAAATCGGCGTGGCCGCCTCAGAGACGTACAACTCCACCATCGAGGCCGAACTGTCCTACCGGCTCGGCGTGACCTTCACCGACCGGCCCGGACCCGCCCGGACCCACCGTCCCGTGCGCGAAATCGATGGGGTCGACCCGGCAATGATCCGCCATTTCTCCACCCGCCGGGGCGCTATCGAAGCCCGCTATGCGACGCTGCGGTCTGACTACCGGGACCGCCACGGGCACGACCCGACCCCGCAGGCGGCCTGGGAACTAGCCCAGCAAGCCACACTGGAGACACGCGGCAGCAAAAACGATACACCCCGACCGCTGGGCGACCTGGTCGACGATTGGAGAGCCCAAGCCCTCGCGGCCTTCGGCCCCCAACCGTTGGAACAACTCACACGGTCAGTCCACACACTCCCACGCGACGACACCACAGTGGAGTTGACCGACGACGACGTTCACCACGTTGCGGGGTGTGTGGTTGCGACGGTGTCACAGGAGCGGGCGACGTGGACGCGGTGGAATCTCCATTCCGAAGCGATGCGGCAACTACGCGGCCAATTCCACTTCGCGAATCGTGTTGCCCTGGCCGATGCCGTCGACGCGGTCGTTGAAACAGCACGATCGGCGGAGATGTCGCTGCAGATTTCGGCCCCTGCACCGGTGTCCGAACCCGACGCTCTACGCCGGGTCAGCGGCGAATCAGTATTCACCAAACACGCCGCTGAACGCTACACGTCGGAGGCCATCCTGGAGGCCGAAACCCGCCTCGTCCAAGCCTCAACAACCCCGACTGTCTACAGCAGCGCACCCGACCAGATCCACACTCGGCTCGACGAGGTCGACAACACCAGCCGTTTTCCTCTCGATGCCGGTCAACGCCGCATGGTAGAGGCGTTCGCCTCCGACGACCGGCTCCTGACAGTGGGAATCGGCCCGGCGGGGACCGGCAAAACCACCGCCATGCGCGCCTACAAGCACGTCCTCAACGCCGAGGGACGCCGCCTGATCGGCCTAGCCCCGTCGGCGAAGGCCGCCGCCGTGCTCGCCGACGACCTCGCCACCACGTGCCATACGGTCGACCGGTTCCTCATCGACCACCACTACCACCCCACCTTCCTCTTCGGCGGAGCCGGAACCGCGACTCCCACCATGGACCGCACCCCATTGAACCCCGGAGACGTCGTACTCGTCGACGAGGCCTCCATGGCCGGAACGTTCCACCTCGACCACATCCGCGCCATCGCCATCGAAGCCGGAGCGCAAGTCCGACTCCTCGGCGACGACCGACAACTGGGCGCGGTCGCCTCCGGCGGGGCGCTACGGCTCATCGCCGCCACCTCCGGAGCCACCGAACTGACCGAGCTCCACCGCTTCCGCGACCCCACCTTCGCCAGCGCCAGCCTGGACTTGCGCGAGGGCCGCACCGCCGGCCTCGATTACTTCCACAACCACTCCCGCCTCCACGGCGGCAGTTCAGACGCGATGATCGACGGCGTCTACGCCGCCTGGCGACGCGATATCGAAGCCGGCAAGACCAGCCTCATGATGGCCGCCTCCAACGCCACGGTCACCGACCTGTCCGCCCGCGCCCGCCTCGACCGCATCAACGCAGGCGACGTCAAAGAAAAAGGCATCACTCTCCACGACGGCAACACCGCCGGACGCGGCGACTGGGTCGTGACCCGCTCCAACAACTCCATGTTGAAATACAACCGAGGCAAAGACTTCGTCCGCAACGGCACCACCTGGACGGTCACCAGACACTACAACAACGGGTCGCTGAAGGTCACAGCCCACGACTCGAAAGGCACCATCACTCTCCCAGCCGACTACGTCGCCGACCATGTCGAACTGGCCTACGCCGCCACTGTCCACCGCACCCAAGGCTCCACCGTCGACACCGCCCATGCCCTGCTCACCCCCGACATGACAAGGGACCACCTCTACGTCGCCGCCACCCGCGCCACCGACACCACCCACCTGTACGCCGTCACCCACACCCCGCTGCCCGCCGATCCTGACCAACGGCTCGACCGCCCGAAATGGGACCCCGACGCCACCGCCGCCCGCGAAATCGCCGAACACATCCTCACCCGCGAGCCCGACAACCATTCGGCCACCGAGGCCATCGACACCGCCCTGTCGGACGCCGATTCCCTCGCCACGCTCACCTCCCGCTACCGCTACGCCGCCGACCTCGCTGCCACCGCCCACTACGACAACACCATCACCACCGTCCTCACAGGCCGCCTTTCCCGACACGACCTAGGCGACGTCATCGACAACGGCCTACCCGCCCTGGCCCGCACCCTCGCCCGCGCCGAATACGCCGGTTGGGACGCCGAACAACTCCTCACCATCGCCGCCCGCCGCGACCTCAACGACGCCACCTCACCCGCCGGAGTCCTGATCTCCCGCATCACCAAACACATCGACACCTACACCGCTCCACCACCCGGAACCCAACCCACTGCCGACGACGCGACCCGCTACGCCGACCACCTCCACACCCTCTACCCGAAAGCACACCTCGACATCGACGCCGCGCTCCATCCTCCCGCCACCAACCACCCTGTTGCCACATCAACGCCTGTATCCGCCGCCGAGAACTCCCAGCGCTACCAAGAAGAACTAGGCACGGTGTTCTCCCCGTTTGTCGCCGATATGATCGCCAAGGAACGCGCCTGGCCCGCCCTCACCGCCGCGCTCGACCGTGCCGAGCAGACCGGTCAGTTCTCACGTGAGGCCCTCACCCGCGCCAGCGCACAACGCGACCTCGACGGCGTCGACTCCGTATCGGCCACCCTCGCCTGGAGAGTCGAACGCCAAACCCACCTCCTCCAACTCGACCCCACCCACACCGGACAAGCCTGGCCCGCCACCGCCTGGACCCTCAAAGCCTGGGAGACGACCACCGGACGCGACGCGACCGAACTGATCGACCACCTCAACGGCGACGAATGCGACTTCGACACCCTCGCCCTCGCGGTCGGACAACACGCCCGCTTCGAAGCCGACCAACAACAACGCCTCGACGCCCCCACGAGCCTGCCGTGGCTGGACTACCCCCGCCACGTCCTCACCACCGATGGCGTCGACGCCCAGATCCGCGACTACCTCCCCCATGTCGCCGAGGCCATCAACCATCGCCTCGACCGCCTCACCCTTGATGCCGCCACCGACCTCCCCGATTGGACCACCAATTTCGGCCCCGAACCGGCCGACCCGACCAAACGCGACACCTGGAGCCAGGCGCTGGCTCTCACTGCCGCCTACCGCGACCAACACCGCATCACCGACAACGACCCCGCCCAGCCCCTCGGTCCCTACATCGAATCCGGCAAAGCCGGCCACCGCGAATGGTGGCAAACCGCCGCCGCTATCACCACCCACAACACTCACGACAGCACCACTACCCCCACCGGGCTCGCAGCTGGCGTTGAACACCGGCTCGACCACGCCGTAGCCGTCGACATCTACCACTCCCTGCCTGACGACAAACGCGACCCCATCCGCCAACACGTCGCCGACAACCTCGACCACACCACACGCCGCGCTTTCCAACGCGAACCCGACACCACCATCGAGTCTCCAGCCGCCTCACACGCCCTCCGCCACGCCCTCACCGACCACGGCCACCTAACCGTCCACCACGCCGCCGAACACGGACAACGCCCCAAAAACAACACCACCACAACCCCGAGCCACGACACGACACCCGTTCCACCACAGGCGGCACCGACTACCGCATCACACGACGAACCCGACTACACCCAACCCATCACCCCACACCCATCCCCCGACACAAGCACGGCAAACTCACCCACGCTCCGGATGTAG